One window from the genome of Marinobacter sp. es.048 encodes:
- a CDS encoding protein phosphatase CheZ has translation MSDSKKNHRGLEPEVTEKLQRQAAELAESVDAGDYAKAMTLINELSEVRDQSLYREVGRLTRSLHEAIRNFQIDPRNAEQQEALSKMTDASDRLEYVVQMTGEAANRTMDLVEETMPVANALRDEAAALRDEWQRLRRREMQPAEFRELYGRIDRFFVSMATDADTMYSNLSEILLAQDFQDLTGQVIQKVTALVKEVEEQMLSLVVMASHVDQLTGTVHQIEEKEESAEKGVGPQIKADEREDVVSGQDDVDDLLSSLGF, from the coding sequence ATGAGCGATAGCAAAAAGAACCATCGGGGCCTTGAACCGGAGGTAACGGAAAAGCTTCAGCGGCAGGCAGCAGAACTGGCAGAGAGTGTTGATGCGGGGGATTATGCCAAAGCCATGACCCTGATCAATGAACTCAGCGAGGTCAGGGATCAGAGTCTGTACCGTGAGGTAGGGCGATTGACCCGGAGCTTGCACGAAGCGATCCGGAACTTCCAGATTGACCCCCGTAACGCCGAACAGCAGGAAGCACTGTCGAAGATGACAGATGCCTCTGATCGCCTCGAGTACGTCGTGCAGATGACCGGTGAAGCGGCCAACCGGACCATGGATCTGGTTGAGGAAACCATGCCTGTGGCCAATGCCCTGAGAGACGAAGCAGCCGCCTTGCGTGATGAGTGGCAGCGTCTGCGTCGCCGGGAAATGCAGCCGGCCGAGTTCCGCGAGCTTTACGGGCGGATTGATCGCTTTTTCGTCAGCATGGCTACGGACGCCGACACCATGTACAGCAACCTCTCGGAAATCCTGCTGGCTCAGGATTTCCAGGACCTGACGGGCCAGGTTATCCAGAAAGTAACCGCGCTGGTGAAAGAGGTAGAGGAGCAGATGCTCAGCCTGGTGGTGATGGCCAGTCATGTGGACCAGCTCACGGGCACGGTGCACCAGATTGAAGAGAAGGAAGAGTCTGCAGAGAAGGGCGTCGGGCCCCAGATCAAGGCCGATGAGCGTGAAGATGTAGTCTCGGGACAGGATGACGTAGACGATCTGTTGTCCAGTCTCGGTTTCTGA
- a CDS encoding chemotaxis protein CheA: MAFDADEEILQDFLVEAGEILEKLSEQLVDLEQHPDDSDLLNAIFRGFHTVKGGAGFLQLEALVNCCHSAENVFDTLRNHKRKVDSELMDVVLEALDNVNAMFEQVRNHEELTPAPEELIVRLDALAQPEGEGVPAAAPQAEHEESESAEDGGDITDDEFEQLLDALQDEKSGDTSSVSGAGSAEGEKESSGDDEITDDEFEALLDQLHGKGQFAGAPAGEEEAVSKEEKPAAKAEGGDDLITDDEFEKLLDDLHGKGGSPTAGGEPSAPGQPSAPEQPAAPKEPAKPKAEAPKPAPKPAGKPEAKGAAAPAMPAREQAPAAETTVRVDTKRLDDIMNMVGELVLVRNRLQRLGAESEDEHMHKAVSNLDVVTTDLQSAVMQTRMQPIKKVFGRFPRVVRDLARNLKKEVNLVMHGEDTDLDKNLVEALSDPLVHLVRNSVDHGIEAPEVREKAGKPRQGTVTLSAEQEGDHILLFIEDDGAGMDPEVLRRKAVEKGIYEQDAADRLTNSECFNLIFAAGFSTKEQISDVSGRGVGMDVVKTKIGQLNGQLSIESELGKGSRIVIKVPLTLAIMPTLMIMLGDQSFALPLVNVVEIFHLDLTKTNIVDGRECIVVREKVFPLFHIKRWLVRGGASPEVPENAHVVIVAMGTKQVGFVVDQLVGQEEVVIKPLGRALQGTPGMAGATITGDGRIALIIDVPSLLQHYG; the protein is encoded by the coding sequence ATGGCGTTTGATGCTGATGAAGAGATTTTGCAGGACTTCCTGGTAGAAGCCGGCGAGATCCTCGAAAAGCTGTCAGAGCAGTTGGTAGATCTTGAGCAACATCCTGACGACAGTGATCTGCTTAACGCCATCTTCCGTGGCTTTCACACCGTGAAAGGCGGCGCGGGCTTTCTTCAGCTTGAAGCGCTGGTGAATTGCTGCCATTCCGCCGAAAACGTTTTTGACACCCTGCGCAATCACAAGCGCAAGGTGGATTCAGAACTGATGGACGTGGTTCTCGAAGCCCTGGACAACGTCAATGCGATGTTTGAGCAGGTCCGTAATCACGAGGAGCTGACACCGGCCCCGGAGGAACTGATTGTCCGTCTGGATGCCCTGGCCCAGCCGGAGGGCGAGGGGGTACCGGCTGCTGCGCCCCAAGCTGAGCACGAAGAGAGCGAATCGGCAGAAGACGGTGGTGACATCACCGACGACGAATTCGAGCAGCTTCTGGATGCATTGCAGGACGAGAAATCCGGAGATACTTCATCGGTTTCAGGTGCCGGATCGGCCGAGGGCGAGAAGGAAAGTTCCGGAGACGACGAAATTACCGACGACGAATTCGAGGCGCTGCTGGACCAGCTGCACGGAAAAGGGCAGTTTGCCGGTGCACCAGCGGGCGAGGAAGAGGCTGTCAGCAAAGAAGAAAAGCCGGCCGCCAAGGCCGAGGGCGGCGATGACCTGATTACCGACGACGAATTCGAGAAACTGCTGGACGATCTTCACGGCAAAGGCGGAAGCCCGACAGCGGGGGGAGAGCCCTCAGCGCCGGGACAGCCCTCAGCTCCTGAACAGCCTGCAGCTCCGAAAGAGCCGGCAAAGCCAAAAGCAGAGGCGCCGAAGCCGGCCCCCAAGCCAGCAGGGAAGCCGGAAGCCAAAGGCGCTGCTGCACCGGCCATGCCCGCGCGCGAGCAAGCTCCTGCTGCGGAAACGACGGTTCGTGTCGACACCAAGCGCCTTGACGACATCATGAATATGGTGGGGGAGCTGGTGCTGGTGCGTAACCGCTTGCAGCGTCTGGGTGCCGAAAGCGAGGACGAACATATGCACAAGGCGGTGTCCAACCTCGATGTGGTCACCACCGATCTCCAGTCTGCAGTGATGCAGACCCGCATGCAGCCGATCAAGAAGGTGTTTGGCCGGTTCCCCCGGGTGGTTCGTGATCTGGCCAGGAATCTCAAGAAAGAGGTCAACCTGGTGATGCATGGTGAAGACACCGACCTTGACAAGAACCTGGTCGAAGCACTGTCTGATCCGCTGGTTCACCTGGTTCGGAATTCGGTCGATCATGGCATCGAAGCCCCGGAGGTGCGCGAGAAAGCCGGTAAGCCCCGCCAGGGTACCGTCACCCTGTCTGCCGAGCAGGAGGGGGATCATATTCTCCTGTTCATCGAGGATGACGGCGCCGGTATGGATCCGGAAGTGTTGCGCCGAAAGGCAGTCGAGAAGGGTATCTACGAACAGGATGCTGCCGATCGGCTGACTAATTCTGAGTGTTTCAACCTGATTTTTGCCGCCGGATTTTCCACCAAGGAGCAGATTTCCGATGTCTCCGGTCGTGGTGTCGGCATGGATGTGGTGAAAACCAAGATTGGCCAGCTCAATGGTCAGTTAAGCATCGAATCGGAACTGGGCAAGGGTTCCCGGATTGTTATCAAGGTTCCGCTAACGCTGGCCATCATGCCGACCCTGATGATCATGCTGGGGGACCAGTCCTTTGCGCTGCCGCTGGTCAACGTGGTCGAAATCTTCCATCTGGACCTGACCAAAACCAACATTGTCGATGGACGTGAGTGCATTGTGGTTCGGGAAAAGGTATTCCCGCTGTTTCATATCAAGCGATGGCTGGTTCGTGGCGGTGCTTCCCCGGAGGTGCCCGAAAACGCCCATGTTGTCATCGTGGCCATGGGTACCAAACAGGTGGGCTTTGTTGTCGACCAGTTGGTCGGGCAGGAAGAGGTGGTGATCAAGCCCCTCGGGCGGGCGCTCCAGGGCACGCCGGGGATGGCGGGCGCCACCATTACCGGCGACGGCAGGATTGCGCTGATTATTGATGTTCCCAGCCTGCTGCAACATTACGGCTGA
- a CDS encoding protein-glutamate methylesterase/protein-glutamine glutaminase, with protein MTVSVLVVDDSGFFRKRLTEILTSSGQIKVVGAATNGREGVELAEKLCPDVITMDYEMPVMDGISAVREIMRKHPTPVLMFSSLTYEGARVTLDALEAGAVDFLPKNFEEIARDNSQLQKILIDRILDVARSRPGNRPAAPARPEPSAPASRAPGTPARPRPDITPRQRPDTQSPAAPVGPEAPRRHSRRGGAKHYAVVGIGTSTGGPVALQRVLTTLPATFPAPIVLVQHMPASFTPAFAERLNKLCRIEVRQAEDGDMLRAGLALLAPGGKQMMVENRGGQARIRILPGDERLNYKPCVDVTFGSLARSFPGKTLGVILTGMGSDGKEGCRMMKQSGSDVWSQDEKSSVIYGMPMAVAKAGLTDDVLSLDEIGPRLVEGVC; from the coding sequence ATGACAGTTTCTGTCCTGGTCGTTGACGATTCAGGGTTTTTTCGCAAACGGCTGACGGAAATCCTGACCAGCTCTGGCCAGATCAAGGTGGTTGGGGCTGCTACCAACGGTCGGGAAGGCGTGGAACTGGCCGAAAAGCTGTGTCCCGACGTGATCACCATGGATTACGAAATGCCGGTGATGGATGGCATCTCCGCTGTGCGCGAAATCATGCGCAAGCACCCCACACCGGTGCTCATGTTCTCTTCGCTCACTTATGAAGGCGCTCGGGTAACCCTCGACGCGCTCGAAGCCGGCGCCGTCGATTTCCTGCCAAAGAATTTCGAAGAAATTGCCCGGGATAACAGCCAGCTCCAGAAAATCCTCATCGATCGAATTCTTGACGTGGCACGCAGTCGGCCCGGAAACCGGCCTGCGGCTCCGGCCCGTCCCGAACCGTCGGCGCCAGCTTCCCGGGCGCCAGGCACGCCGGCCCGTCCCCGTCCGGACATCACGCCGCGCCAGCGCCCAGACACACAGAGCCCTGCGGCTCCGGTCGGGCCCGAGGCACCAAGGCGTCACTCCCGCCGGGGCGGGGCCAAGCATTACGCGGTAGTTGGTATTGGCACCTCAACCGGCGGACCTGTTGCCCTGCAGCGGGTATTGACAACGTTGCCGGCAACGTTTCCGGCACCTATCGTGCTGGTGCAGCATATGCCGGCCAGCTTTACGCCGGCCTTCGCCGAACGTCTGAACAAGCTCTGCCGGATTGAAGTCCGGCAGGCCGAGGATGGCGATATGTTGCGGGCCGGGCTTGCTTTGCTGGCACCCGGCGGTAAACAGATGATGGTTGAGAATCGGGGTGGGCAGGCCAGGATCCGTATCCTGCCCGGAGACGAGCGACTCAATTACAAGCCCTGTGTGGACGTAACCTTCGGTTCACTGGCCAGGAGTTTTCCGGGCAAGACGCTGGGTGTCATTCTCACCGGCATGGGCTCGGACGGCAAAGAAGGTTGCCGGATGATGAAACAGAGCGGGTCCGACGTCTGGTCGCAGGATGAAAAGTCGTCGGTTATCTACGGCATGCCCATGGCGGTCGCCAAGGCAGGGCTGACAGATGATGTGCTATCGCTGGACGAGATCGGGCCACGCCTGGTTGAAGGTGTCTGCTGA
- a CDS encoding flagellar motor protein: MDILSLLGVVLAFAAILGGNLLEGGAVSSLFNGPAAIIVIGGTLAATILQTSWPMLKRAFTQVRWVFVPPFINLEDGIGKVIDWSVKARKQGLLGLEGLAEREPEPFARKGLQLLVDGAETETIRGIMEVDLESREQRDLESAKVFEAMGGYSPTIGIIGAVMGLIQVMTNLEDPQSLGSGIATAFVATIYGVALANLLFFPVANKMRGIVRERTRYEDMMIDGIIAIAEGENPKSIELRLRGFLQ, translated from the coding sequence ATGGATATCCTGAGTCTGCTCGGGGTCGTACTGGCTTTTGCCGCCATACTCGGCGGCAATCTGCTTGAAGGCGGGGCCGTTAGCTCCCTGTTCAACGGGCCGGCAGCCATTATTGTTATTGGTGGTACCCTGGCCGCAACTATTCTGCAGACCTCGTGGCCGATGCTCAAACGGGCCTTTACCCAGGTGCGCTGGGTATTCGTCCCGCCGTTCATTAACCTGGAAGACGGAATTGGCAAGGTCATCGACTGGAGTGTCAAAGCCAGGAAGCAGGGCTTGCTCGGCCTTGAGGGCCTTGCCGAAAGAGAACCGGAACCTTTTGCCCGCAAGGGATTGCAGTTGTTAGTGGATGGTGCCGAAACCGAGACCATTCGGGGCATCATGGAAGTGGACCTGGAATCCCGTGAGCAGCGTGATCTGGAGTCTGCCAAAGTGTTCGAGGCCATGGGCGGTTACTCGCCGACCATCGGCATCATCGGGGCTGTGATGGGGCTGATACAGGTGATGACCAACCTGGAGGATCCACAGTCTCTGGGCAGCGGGATCGCAACCGCCTTTGTGGCCACCATTTACGGTGTGGCTCTCGCCAATCTGTTGTTCTTCCCGGTCGCCAACAAGATGCGTGGCATCGTGCGGGAACGTACCCGATACGAGGACATGATGATCGACGGCATTATTGCCATCGCCGAGGGTGAAAACCCGAAATCCATCGAATTGCGGCTGCGGGGCTTCCTGCAGTAA
- the motD gene encoding flagellar motor protein MotD, whose amino-acid sequence MRRRRQPQDDLHNKERWLISYADFITLLFAFFVVMYSVSSVNEGKYKVLSETLTGVFNAPQRSFQPIEIGDQPQRSLNAPAENVIPPAVTEAPRNPEIDAQARTEALRAMADQLSMEFDELINQGVVSLETSDQWLELNLPNSLLFGSGDAEPHYDAFDVVEKIAIVLKNRDNAVKVEGFTDNQPISTSRYPSNWELSAARAASMVRMLVMEGIEPERLAAVGYGQYQPVARNDTEEGRRKNRRVVLLISRDASIRGAMR is encoded by the coding sequence ATGCGGCGCCGTAGGCAACCCCAGGATGATCTGCACAACAAGGAGCGGTGGCTGATTTCCTATGCGGATTTCATCACGCTGCTGTTCGCCTTTTTCGTGGTGATGTACTCGGTGTCGTCCGTCAACGAAGGCAAGTACAAAGTCCTGTCGGAAACCCTGACCGGTGTGTTTAACGCGCCACAGAGGTCTTTTCAGCCAATCGAGATTGGCGACCAGCCCCAAAGGTCATTGAACGCGCCTGCAGAGAACGTTATTCCGCCGGCAGTGACTGAAGCTCCACGTAATCCGGAGATAGATGCCCAGGCCCGAACGGAAGCACTTCGAGCCATGGCTGACCAGCTGTCGATGGAATTCGATGAGTTGATCAACCAGGGGGTGGTTTCACTGGAGACCAGCGACCAGTGGCTGGAGTTGAATTTGCCCAACAGTCTGTTGTTTGGCAGCGGTGACGCCGAGCCCCATTACGACGCGTTTGACGTTGTCGAGAAAATAGCTATCGTCCTGAAGAATCGGGACAACGCGGTCAAAGTTGAAGGCTTTACCGATAACCAGCCGATCAGTACTTCTCGCTATCCCTCCAACTGGGAATTGTCTGCCGCCCGGGCGGCGTCGATGGTTCGGATGCTGGTGATGGAGGGCATCGAACCGGAACGTCTCGCAGCCGTTGGCTATGGTCAGTATCAGCCGGTTGCCCGGAATGACACGGAAGAGGGGCGGCGCAAAAACCGGCGAGTGGTGTTGCTGATTTCCCGTGACGCCAGTATCCGCGGTGCCATGCGTTGA
- a CDS encoding ParA family protein produces MRIWAVANQKGGVGKTTSVVALGGLLAERGKRVLVVDLDPHGSLTSWFGYDPDTIAHSVFDLFQHQGKVPDGLPAQLITKTSCKGLSLLPASAALATLERRMIGVEGMGLIISRALTQLWDDFDYVLLDNTPSLGVLMVNALAAAQHLIIPVQTEFLAIKGLERMLHTLKMIMRSQKNELSYTIVPTLYDRRTQASVKSLNLLRKTYRESLWQFAIPVDTKFRDASQGGIIPSALDAETHGVRAYNHLLDDLMSRVGGVKERQHG; encoded by the coding sequence GTGCGAATCTGGGCAGTAGCCAATCAAAAAGGTGGTGTCGGTAAAACCACGAGTGTGGTCGCCCTGGGCGGCTTGCTTGCCGAACGCGGCAAGCGTGTTCTCGTTGTGGATCTGGATCCCCACGGCTCGCTTACCAGCTGGTTCGGGTACGATCCGGACACCATTGCCCACAGCGTTTTCGATTTGTTCCAGCATCAGGGCAAGGTGCCCGATGGGCTTCCGGCCCAGTTGATTACCAAAACCAGTTGCAAGGGTCTGTCCCTGCTACCGGCCAGTGCGGCCTTGGCCACCCTTGAGCGAAGGATGATCGGCGTCGAGGGTATGGGGCTGATCATCTCCCGGGCCCTGACCCAGCTCTGGGACGATTTCGATTATGTCCTGCTGGACAATACCCCCTCCCTTGGGGTTCTGATGGTCAACGCCCTCGCCGCGGCGCAGCATCTGATTATTCCCGTGCAAACCGAATTTCTGGCCATCAAAGGCCTGGAGCGAATGCTCCACACCCTGAAGATGATCATGCGCTCCCAGAAAAACGAGCTGTCCTACACCATTGTGCCAACCCTGTACGACCGGCGTACCCAGGCATCGGTTAAAAGCCTTAACCTCCTGCGTAAGACCTACCGTGAATCCTTGTGGCAGTTTGCCATTCCGGTGGACACCAAGTTCCGGGATGCCAGTCAGGGCGGTATTATTCCCTCCGCTCTGGATGCGGAAACCCACGGTGTCCGGGCCTACAACCATCTGTTGGACGATCTCATGTCCCGGGTGGGTGGGGTGAAGGAGCGTCAGCATGGCTGA
- a CDS encoding chemotaxis protein CheW, with protein MADDKLTRLADPENAIASYLDELLHTATDTALREETATPEPVKPATQEAPVATRTKPAPVPTVEKPAASPEPPRPAQGKSAEPVRPVERQAPEEPVSKQKVEVRPEPEPEPAAPPSRPEWSEQPFECLIFTVAGLQLAVPLILLGAIHRIEEEIRPIPGSPRWYMGIRPDRDHNLRVVDTAEWIMAGRVPSGVRDNYRFVIRLDNSDWGLACDDVAQSFTLRPDEVRWRTARSKRPWLAGTVIDHMCALIDVRTMADLLVRAEREHHLDLS; from the coding sequence ATGGCTGACGATAAATTGACAAGGCTGGCGGATCCGGAAAACGCGATTGCCAGTTACCTTGATGAATTGCTGCACACGGCCACGGACACTGCGCTCCGGGAGGAAACCGCAACGCCTGAACCGGTGAAGCCGGCAACCCAGGAAGCCCCTGTGGCAACCCGAACGAAACCGGCTCCGGTGCCAACTGTCGAAAAACCGGCGGCAAGTCCCGAACCGCCCAGACCGGCCCAGGGCAAGTCTGCAGAACCAGTGCGGCCCGTGGAGCGCCAGGCTCCGGAAGAGCCTGTATCGAAGCAAAAAGTGGAGGTCCGGCCTGAGCCTGAGCCGGAGCCGGCTGCGCCACCTTCTCGTCCGGAATGGTCAGAGCAGCCTTTCGAATGCCTCATATTCACGGTTGCAGGGCTGCAGCTTGCGGTGCCGCTGATTCTTCTCGGTGCCATTCATCGTATTGAGGAAGAGATCCGGCCCATCCCGGGAAGTCCACGCTGGTATATGGGAATCCGGCCCGACCGGGACCACAACCTTCGTGTGGTGGACACCGCCGAATGGATCATGGCAGGGCGGGTGCCGTCCGGTGTTCGTGACAACTACCGGTTTGTGATCCGGCTGGATAACAGCGACTGGGGGCTGGCCTGTGATGACGTGGCCCAGTCTTTCACCCTACGGCCCGACGAAGTGCGCTGGCGGACCGCCCGCAGCAAACGGCCCTGGCTGGCTGGCACGGTGATTGATCATATGTGCGCGCTGATCGATGTGCGTACCATGGCAGACTTGCTGGTGCGGGCGGAAAGAGAGCACCATCTGGATCTGAGCTGA
- a CDS encoding chemotaxis protein CheW codes for MASPSGQTNQAQDDQVLQYVTFRLDDETYGLNVMQIQEVLRYTEIAPVPGAPDYVLGIINLRGNVVTVIDTRRRFGLADAEVTDATRIVVMESANQVMGILVDSVAEVVYLKASEIETAPNVGNEESAKFIQGVCNKDGELIILVEFDKMLSDHEWAEIAAL; via the coding sequence ATGGCATCCCCGAGCGGACAAACCAATCAGGCCCAGGACGATCAGGTACTGCAGTACGTTACCTTCCGACTGGATGATGAGACCTACGGTCTGAATGTCATGCAGATTCAGGAAGTGCTGAGATACACGGAGATTGCTCCGGTTCCGGGGGCCCCGGATTATGTGCTCGGCATCATCAACCTTCGGGGTAACGTGGTTACGGTAATCGACACCCGCCGGCGCTTCGGCCTGGCGGACGCAGAAGTAACCGACGCCACCCGGATTGTGGTGATGGAATCGGCCAACCAGGTAATGGGCATTCTGGTGGATTCCGTGGCCGAGGTGGTGTACCTGAAAGCCAGCGAAATTGAGACCGCACCGAACGTGGGTAACGAGGAAAGTGCCAAGTTTATCCAGGGCGTGTGCAACAAGGATGGCGAACTGATCATTCTGGTTGAGTTCGACAAGATGCTGTCAGACCACGAGTGGGCGGAAATCGCGGCACTGTAA
- a CDS encoding DUF2802 domain-containing protein, which yields MFAEIPSYLPWALTVAALCLVFVQGLVLGRQVRSLRATLKERCDTLGRELHATTSGSMGVGQRLVSCERQLHELRTTLDEMRQNDPLRISYDEASRLVDLGADIDDLMNTCGISRPEAELVSALRKRQAA from the coding sequence ATGTTTGCAGAAATTCCTTCATACCTTCCCTGGGCGTTGACTGTTGCCGCCTTGTGTCTGGTTTTCGTTCAGGGCCTGGTTCTCGGGCGCCAGGTGCGCAGCTTGAGAGCAACGCTGAAAGAGCGCTGCGATACCCTTGGCCGGGAACTGCATGCCACTACGAGTGGCAGCATGGGGGTAGGACAACGGCTGGTCAGCTGTGAACGACAGTTGCACGAGCTGAGGACCACGCTCGACGAAATGCGCCAGAACGATCCGCTGCGAATCTCTTACGATGAAGCCTCTCGACTGGTTGATCTCGGCGCCGATATCGACGATCTTATGAACACGTGCGGAATTTCCCGTCCCGAGGCCGAGCTGGTGTCAGCACTCAGAAAACGTCAGGCGGCCTGA